A genome region from candidate division KSB1 bacterium includes the following:
- a CDS encoding T9SS type A sorting domain-containing protein, giving the protein MRTTQSDILVQRSLCAWVLSAALLGAVGLGRGVAQIDRPFEPLVVCGDSTLSAAMLDVERMRLWAFRAQQGLWELVPSQVDEVNPKVRPWDRYFVSEDSLHGVFDLDDELVVMARDLGQKADTTQWPPTSDSLRFELAFFDSLDGSTGYLYLHWAAPTAEVPTLYELAYDSASDNISTLAYQVGFNGTGQLADVFLSAEVGGAGIDLFDRFKLRAIASWVIFPIYLDEDLFVAERAYARVGPVRVVRNLDARFKGKIGPVDVDRPFTQTVLFYPYSASFELPPLPLDGAKEIGVNVSVLRASWDMNANAAGMRFFSAGNVAGVFVDGQKDQINASCSPGKLNWTLLTGAQGTVLNIFRVPELGDKIELYYHDATDGTTADRHVLSRDTGDMLSYGDNGFLLSGNIQNYFGPGVTFSVGYTNYFLPPNVPPEQAAKMCEQAEHPLQCTVTLQRRASSPSGVTTSGVRGPRNFGLVAWPNPCNGATTICFQLERQQRVVVDVYDVHGRWVTRLAEGERTPGSHALRWEIQSGQGQGLPSGLYFVRLTAGASAVVQKVLLVR; this is encoded by the coding sequence ATGAGAACGACCCAATCGGACATCCTCGTTCAACGCAGCTTGTGTGCGTGGGTTCTCTCCGCCGCCCTTCTGGGTGCTGTTGGGCTGGGCAGAGGCGTGGCCCAGATTGATCGCCCTTTTGAACCGTTAGTGGTATGCGGGGATTCAACTCTTTCCGCGGCCATGCTCGACGTGGAACGCATGCGTCTGTGGGCGTTTCGCGCCCAGCAGGGCCTCTGGGAGTTGGTGCCCTCTCAAGTGGACGAAGTGAATCCGAAGGTTCGGCCGTGGGACCGTTACTTCGTGTCCGAGGACTCTCTGCACGGCGTTTTTGATCTCGACGATGAGCTGGTGGTGATGGCCAGAGACCTTGGCCAGAAGGCCGACACCACCCAGTGGCCGCCCACATCCGATTCACTCCGCTTTGAGCTGGCCTTTTTCGATTCGTTGGACGGCAGTACTGGGTACCTCTACCTCCATTGGGCAGCCCCGACCGCTGAAGTGCCCACTTTGTATGAGCTTGCTTACGATAGCGCCTCAGACAACATTTCCACGCTTGCCTACCAGGTCGGATTCAATGGGACTGGGCAGCTGGCTGACGTTTTCCTGTCGGCGGAGGTTGGTGGTGCAGGCATAGACCTGTTCGACCGGTTCAAGCTCCGGGCCATCGCCTCATGGGTGATTTTTCCAATCTACTTGGATGAAGACCTTTTTGTGGCCGAGCGCGCCTATGCGCGAGTGGGTCCGGTGCGTGTGGTACGCAATCTTGATGCTCGATTCAAAGGTAAGATCGGCCCGGTGGACGTGGACAGACCTTTTACCCAGACGGTGCTTTTCTACCCGTACTCCGCCTCCTTTGAGCTCCCGCCACTGCCGCTGGATGGAGCGAAGGAGATAGGCGTCAACGTCTCCGTGCTTCGTGCTTCTTGGGACATGAACGCGAATGCGGCCGGTATGCGTTTCTTTAGTGCCGGTAACGTGGCAGGCGTGTTTGTGGATGGACAAAAGGACCAGATCAACGCGAGCTGCTCGCCCGGCAAGCTGAACTGGACGCTGCTCACGGGCGCGCAAGGCACAGTACTCAACATCTTCCGCGTGCCCGAGCTGGGCGACAAGATTGAGCTGTACTACCACGACGCCACGGACGGGACAACTGCTGACAGGCATGTGCTCTCGCGCGACACCGGCGACATGCTCTCTTACGGCGACAATGGTTTTCTCCTTTCAGGCAATATCCAAAACTATTTCGGCCCTGGGGTGACGTTTAGTGTGGGATACACCAACTATTTCTTGCCGCCTAATGTGCCTCCGGAGCAGGCGGCGAAGATGTGCGAGCAGGCTGAGCACCCCCTGCAGTGCACGGTCACTCTCCAGCGGCGCGCCTCTTCGCCCAGTGGCGTGACGACCTCCGGGGTCCGTGGGCCGCGGAACTTTGGGCTGGTGGCCTGGCCCAACCCATGCAACGGTGCTACCACCATCTGCTTTCAGCTTGAACGCCAACAGCGGGTGGTGGTGGACGTGTACGATGTGCATGGGCGATGGGTCACGCGGCTCGCCGAAGGGGAGCGCACTCCCGGGTCCCACGCCCTGCGCTGGGAGATTCAGAGCGGGCAAGGACAGGGACTGCCCTCAGGACTCTATTTCGTTCGCCTGACCGCTGGGGCCTCCGCAGTGGTGCAGAAGGTCCTGCTGGTTCGGTGA
- a CDS encoding TonB-dependent receptor, with protein sequence MRRRSAISVLTPAKGLQVIVVPVVARLVLALVGTACLLTGSTRAQASDRGAIAGTVRDANSGKALAGVNVQVEGTVLGASTDARGNFLIGGLPPGKYALRVSMIGYRIARVLAVEVAPGATSLVSVELAQTVVDLNPVVVTADKGERPLDEAANSVAVLGANQIRLRQALRVDQALEMVPGVSFVREQVNIRGSTGFTLGAANRTLLLVDGVPVMASDTGEFNWDLLPVLDIERIEVVKGAGSALWGSAALGGVINIITKGPSEEGRLSARVVAGEYTQPRYPEWRWTDAPMVYGRADVSYSRKYGPFGMRMSVGRHVSTGYTEVGDFRRWNVTGKFTYTLANGSNLVLYGGYNYNLTGIFVGWDDPRHPFQVRPSNRNRAKIEMANCYARYHWVLSPRAALKFRVSYLMTLMGSQFVTTDFNPAHGWGAEVQGDLLPSSGIALTYGAEWRWDTGNTKYFGEHQGYTVGLYGQSEFRLWQGKLHVTPGLRYDRYQLIGGVAQALLSPRLGLNWRPLAGTVVRASAGSGFRAATIAERYLDFENRSVIVRANPELKAETSWSYDAGLRQYLSPQWYVELSAFRTDFDDLIEVDLKQSQIELGQDIRVSVRFQNLQRARVEGVELATSGRWWRDRIGLQAWLTLMDPRDLTTGRLLTYRPKAIGHLMPTLRIGPLEFQAEYRYASRIEAVKLFQYDERVPQKVLNLRLIWRTGPVEVEASMNNALDYYYTQIERTMGEIRNVSFGIRSEF encoded by the coding sequence ATGAGGCGACGGTCGGCCATCTCCGTCCTCACACCGGCCAAAGGGCTTCAGGTCATAGTCGTACCCGTTGTGGCGCGGCTTGTTTTGGCGCTCGTGGGGACTGCGTGTTTGCTCACGGGGTCGACAAGGGCGCAGGCGAGCGACCGAGGCGCGATCGCCGGCACAGTGCGGGACGCGAACTCGGGCAAGGCACTCGCCGGGGTGAATGTCCAGGTGGAGGGGACCGTTTTGGGTGCCAGCACCGATGCGCGAGGTAACTTTCTGATCGGCGGCCTCCCTCCGGGCAAGTATGCCCTGCGGGTGTCAATGATCGGGTACCGCATCGCGCGCGTGCTAGCAGTGGAGGTGGCGCCCGGCGCCACGAGTCTGGTGAGCGTGGAGTTGGCCCAGACGGTGGTCGACTTGAATCCTGTCGTAGTGACCGCAGACAAAGGCGAACGGCCGCTGGACGAGGCGGCCAATAGCGTGGCCGTGCTCGGGGCCAATCAGATTCGGCTGCGCCAGGCCTTGCGCGTGGACCAGGCCCTGGAGATGGTGCCCGGCGTGAGCTTCGTGCGCGAGCAGGTGAACATTCGTGGATCGACAGGTTTCACCTTAGGGGCTGCTAATCGAACCTTGCTGTTGGTGGACGGCGTGCCGGTCATGGCCAGCGACACCGGGGAGTTCAACTGGGACTTGCTGCCGGTGTTAGATATTGAGCGAATCGAGGTGGTCAAGGGGGCGGGTTCAGCACTCTGGGGAAGCGCCGCACTGGGCGGGGTGATCAACATCATCACCAAGGGGCCGTCAGAGGAAGGCAGGCTCTCGGCTCGGGTGGTGGCCGGCGAGTACACTCAACCGCGCTACCCGGAATGGCGCTGGACGGACGCGCCGATGGTCTACGGCCGCGCCGACGTGAGCTACAGCCGCAAATACGGGCCATTTGGCATGAGGATGTCTGTAGGCAGGCATGTCTCCACCGGCTACACCGAGGTTGGGGACTTTAGACGGTGGAATGTGACAGGCAAGTTTACTTACACGCTGGCAAATGGCTCAAACCTTGTCCTCTACGGCGGGTACAACTACAACCTCACAGGGATCTTTGTGGGATGGGATGACCCCCGGCATCCATTCCAGGTTCGCCCTTCCAACCGCAACAGGGCCAAAATCGAGATGGCCAACTGCTATGCCCGCTACCACTGGGTTCTCTCACCACGTGCGGCCCTGAAGTTTCGCGTCTCTTATTTGATGACGCTCATGGGGAGCCAGTTTGTCACCACCGACTTTAACCCTGCGCACGGCTGGGGCGCAGAGGTGCAAGGGGATTTGCTCCCCTCTTCCGGGATTGCGCTTACCTACGGGGCAGAGTGGCGCTGGGACACGGGCAATACGAAGTACTTTGGCGAGCATCAAGGCTACACGGTCGGCCTATACGGGCAGAGCGAGTTTCGTCTTTGGCAGGGAAAGTTGCACGTGACCCCGGGCCTGCGTTATGACCGCTACCAACTCATCGGCGGCGTGGCGCAGGCGCTGCTGAGTCCGCGTCTTGGGCTCAATTGGCGACCCCTGGCCGGGACGGTGGTGCGAGCTTCTGCTGGCAGCGGCTTTCGCGCTGCAACTATCGCTGAACGGTACCTTGATTTTGAAAACCGCAGTGTCATCGTCCGCGCCAACCCTGAACTCAAAGCCGAGACCTCGTGGTCCTACGACGCAGGTCTGCGCCAGTATCTGTCCCCGCAGTGGTACGTTGAACTGTCCGCGTTCCGCACCGATTTCGACGATCTCATTGAGGTGGACCTCAAGCAAAGCCAGATAGAGTTGGGGCAAGACATTCGCGTGAGCGTGCGCTTTCAGAACCTGCAGCGGGCGCGAGTGGAGGGCGTTGAGCTTGCTACCTCTGGGCGCTGGTGGCGTGATCGCATCGGCCTCCAGGCGTGGCTCACACTCATGGACCCAAGAGACCTGACCACAGGCCGCCTTCTCACGTACCGCCCCAAGGCCATTGGCCACTTGATGCCTACGCTTCGCATTGGTCCCTTGGAATTCCAGGCCGAGTATCGCTATGCCAGTCGCATCGAGGCCGTGAAGCTCTTCCAGTATGACGAGCGGGTGCCGCAGAAAGTGTTAAACCTTCGCCTGATATGGCGCACAGGGCCGGTTGAGGTGGAGGCCTCGATGAACAACGCCCTGGATTACTACTACACCCAAATCGAGCGCACGATGGGAGAGATCCGTAACGTTTCGTTCGGCATACGCAGTGAGTTCTGA
- the mgrA gene encoding L-glyceraldehyde 3-phosphate reductase yields the protein RYEHMLYRRCGKSGVRLPAISLGLWHNFGGVDDFTTARAIVLRAFDLGITHFDLANNYGPPPGSAEENFGRILRHDLAAHRDELIVSTKAGYYMWPGPYGEWGSRKHLLASLDQSLKRLGLSYVDIFYSHRFDPATPLEETMGALAHAVHQGKALYVGISNYGVEETRKAVTMLKAMGVHCLIHQPKYNMFERWVEDGLLSALEELGVGCIAFSPLAQGVLTNRYLDGIPSDARAGKPHGFLRPDQITPEVLAKVRRLNKVAQVRGQTLAQMALSWVLRHPEMTSALIGASRVSQLEENVAALENLEFSREELQRIEEILAA from the coding sequence ACCGCTATGAGCACATGCTTTACCGCCGCTGCGGGAAGAGCGGCGTCAGGCTTCCGGCCATTTCGCTTGGGTTATGGCATAACTTCGGCGGCGTGGACGATTTCACCACCGCACGTGCCATCGTGCTGCGGGCATTCGATCTAGGTATCACCCACTTTGATTTGGCCAACAACTACGGCCCGCCTCCCGGCAGTGCCGAGGAGAACTTTGGCAGAATCCTGCGCCACGACTTGGCTGCACACCGAGACGAGCTCATTGTCTCCACCAAGGCTGGCTACTACATGTGGCCAGGACCGTATGGCGAGTGGGGTTCGCGCAAACACCTTTTGGCTAGCCTTGATCAGAGCCTCAAACGTTTAGGGCTGAGTTATGTGGACATCTTCTACAGCCACCGCTTTGACCCCGCAACGCCGCTGGAGGAGACCATGGGGGCCTTGGCGCATGCGGTCCACCAGGGGAAAGCGCTCTATGTGGGCATTTCCAACTATGGTGTCGAGGAGACCCGAAAGGCGGTCACCATGCTCAAGGCGATGGGCGTGCATTGCCTGATTCATCAGCCCAAGTACAACATGTTTGAGCGTTGGGTTGAGGATGGACTTCTGAGCGCTCTTGAGGAACTGGGTGTGGGGTGTATTGCCTTCTCGCCCCTGGCCCAAGGGGTTCTGACGAACCGGTATCTGGACGGCATACCCTCAGATGCCCGCGCCGGCAAACCGCACGGCTTCCTGCGGCCGGACCAGATCACCCCGGAGGTGTTGGCGAAGGTGCGGCGCCTGAACAAAGTTGCACAGGTGAGGGGTCAGACTCTGGCCCAAATGGCCCTCTCATGGGTGCTCCGTCATCCGGAGATGACCTCGGCGCTCATAGGGGCCAGCAGGGTCTCCCAGCTCGAAGAAAACGTGGCGGCCCTCGAGAACCTGGAGTTTTCACGCGAGGAGCTCCAGAGGATCGAAGAGATTCTGGCTGCCTGA
- a CDS encoding class I SAM-dependent methyltransferase, with product MSLDLKGHRMENDECSAAVRHWERYGRHRRFLPKPLWTNIAEYTAVAYDRQVERILATTFHRGQIVLDIGCGDGRWTEYLLSLGVTGVGVDLLRASTVATAGRTCRMAGRSLAVVADAVHLPFKTVVFDGIISFGLLEHFAEHEQVVGHWKSLVARGGTAVISVPNARRKDWMAYSVLHELVVHRRLLWPRTAARGIVSRSYGYEERWTGAYFAELCRRVGFRQVQIQGLFTLVPLLFHPVGDRIPRALFRLLASPRPSREWGLYLFATAKV from the coding sequence GTGTCGCTGGACCTGAAAGGGCACAGAATGGAAAATGATGAGTGTTCGGCAGCTGTCCGCCACTGGGAGCGGTACGGGAGGCACCGCCGCTTCCTTCCGAAACCGTTGTGGACCAACATAGCTGAGTACACTGCCGTTGCTTACGACCGCCAGGTGGAACGAATCCTGGCGACGACGTTTCACAGGGGGCAGATAGTGCTGGATATCGGGTGCGGCGACGGCCGGTGGACCGAATACCTCCTGAGTCTTGGGGTGACCGGTGTGGGGGTCGACCTGCTCCGGGCATCGACTGTGGCGACGGCTGGTAGAACATGCCGCATGGCAGGGCGCAGCTTGGCGGTGGTGGCCGATGCGGTTCACTTGCCGTTCAAGACGGTGGTGTTTGACGGCATCATATCATTCGGACTCCTCGAGCATTTTGCTGAACATGAGCAAGTTGTCGGGCATTGGAAGAGCTTGGTTGCGCGCGGAGGTACAGCCGTCATCTCAGTGCCGAACGCGCGGCGCAAGGACTGGATGGCGTACAGCGTGCTCCACGAGCTCGTAGTGCACCGGCGGCTGCTCTGGCCACGAACAGCCGCGCGTGGAATCGTGTCGCGCAGCTATGGCTACGAGGAGCGTTGGACTGGTGCCTATTTCGCGGAACTTTGCCGGCGAGTGGGATTTAGGCAGGTGCAGATCCAGGGTCTCTTCACGTTGGTGCCGCTGCTTTTTCATCCTGTAGGGGACCGCATACCTCGCGCCCTTTTTCGTCTGCTTGCCTCTCCGCGACCCTCCCGCGAGTGGGGACTTTACCTCTTTGCCACGGCGAAGGTGTAG